One window of Bacteroides sp. AN502(2024) genomic DNA carries:
- a CDS encoding Tat pathway signal sequence — protein MDRRKFLKHTGWSLIGLAASSNLLSACQQGTAAGKKVMPSASNLKYFWGDLHNHCNITYGHGDMRSAFEAAKEQLDFVSVTPHAMWPDIPGSDDPRLKWVIDYHTGAFKRLREGGYEKYVAMTNEYNKEGEFLTFVGYEAHSMEHGDHVALNYDLDAPLVECTSIEDWKQKARGHKVFITPHHMGYQTGYRGYNWNFFTEGDQTPFVEMYSRHGLAESDQGDYNYLHDMGPRQWEGTIQYGLEQGKKFGIMGSTDQHAGYPGSYGDGRIGILAESLTRDKIWDAMKNRHVCCATGDKINIDFRLNDAFPGDVVRGNSRRIYLNVEGGSCIDYIDIIKNRKCIARLSGPLLPEIPEGDMVRCKVKIDFGWNREEQYVHWQGKLSINKGNINAVEPCFRGAAFTSPQPGEAEFETKVNRIVSVTDKDTELDMYSSKNPNTTTPAMQAVILDVTMPKDGMITAEFNGKKFEHSLGELLEGSHSHFMIGWLSEAILFNRAMPESCFTVEHYMEDTQPERDTDYYYVRVRQRDQQWAWSSPIWVERT, from the coding sequence ATGGATAGAAGAAAATTTTTAAAGCATACAGGCTGGTCCCTTATCGGATTGGCCGCTTCCAGCAATTTATTATCTGCATGTCAGCAAGGAACTGCCGCAGGAAAGAAAGTCATGCCCTCTGCCAGTAATCTGAAGTATTTCTGGGGAGATTTGCACAACCATTGTAATATAACCTATGGTCATGGCGACATGCGTTCTGCATTTGAAGCAGCCAAGGAACAATTGGATTTTGTATCCGTCACTCCTCATGCCATGTGGCCCGATATTCCGGGCTCGGACGATCCTCGCCTGAAATGGGTGATTGATTACCATACCGGTGCTTTCAAGCGGTTGCGCGAAGGCGGGTATGAGAAGTACGTAGCTATGACCAATGAATACAACAAGGAGGGAGAATTCCTGACCTTTGTCGGCTACGAAGCCCATAGCATGGAACATGGCGATCATGTAGCTTTGAATTACGATTTGGATGCTCCGCTGGTGGAGTGTACATCCATTGAAGATTGGAAGCAGAAAGCACGCGGACATAAGGTTTTTATCACACCGCATCACATGGGTTATCAGACCGGGTATCGCGGATATAACTGGAATTTCTTTACTGAAGGAGACCAGACTCCATTTGTAGAGATGTATTCCCGTCATGGATTGGCAGAGAGCGATCAGGGAGACTATAATTATCTGCATGATATGGGTCCTCGCCAATGGGAAGGTACCATTCAATACGGATTGGAACAAGGTAAGAAATTCGGCATTATGGGTTCGACCGACCAACATGCTGGTTATCCAGGCAGCTACGGTGACGGTCGCATAGGTATCCTTGCAGAGTCATTGACTCGTGATAAAATCTGGGATGCCATGAAGAACCGTCACGTCTGCTGTGCCACAGGTGATAAGATCAATATAGATTTCCGTCTGAATGACGCGTTTCCGGGTGATGTAGTACGGGGAAACAGCCGCCGTATTTATCTGAATGTGGAGGGAGGCAGCTGTATTGATTATATTGACATCATCAAAAATAGAAAGTGCATTGCCCGTTTAAGCGGCCCGTTGTTGCCCGAAATACCGGAAGGAGATATGGTACGTTGCAAGGTAAAGATTGATTTTGGGTGGAATCGTGAAGAGCAGTATGTACATTGGCAAGGAAAGCTGTCCATAAATAAAGGGAATATCAATGCCGTGGAACCTTGCTTCCGTGGCGCTGCCTTCACCTCTCCGCAACCTGGAGAAGCTGAGTTCGAAACAAAAGTAAACCGTATTGTGTCTGTTACGGACAAAGATACAGAGTTGGATATGTACAGTTCCAAGAACCCAAACACAACCACTCCTGCCATGCAAGCTGTCATTTTGGATGTGACTATGCCTAAAGACGGCATGATTACAGCCGAATTCAATGGCAAGAAATTTGAACATTCGTTGGGTGAACTTTTGGAAGGTTCCCATTCACATTTCATGATAGGATGGCTCAGCGAAGCTATTCTCTTCAACCGTGCAATGCCGGAAAGTTGCTTTACGGTTGAACATTATATGGAAGATACCCAACCCGAAAGAGATACAGACTATTACTATGTCAGAGTCCGCCAACGTGACCAGCAATGGGCATGGAGTTCTCCTATATGGGTAGAAAGAACATAA
- a CDS encoding sulfatase — translation MNRLSYIFLPLTAIGMSACSSGKEEAKRPNIIFMMTDDHTTQAISCYGGRLLQTPNMDRIANEGIRMDNCYAVNALSGPSRACILTGKFSHINGFTDNASTFDGSQQTFPKLLQAAGYQTSIIGKWHLITEPQGFDYWCILTGQHEQGDYYNPDFNENGKQIVEQGYTTDIITDKAIEYLEHRDKSKPFCMMYHQKAPHRNWMPAPRHLGMFNNTVFPEPVTLFDTYEGRGSAAREQDMSIEHTLTNDWDLKLLTREEMLKDTTNRLYQVYKRMPADVQDKWDSAYAQRISEYRNDNLKGKELISWKYQQYMRDYLATIVAVDENIGRLLSYLEKNGELDNTIIIYTSDQGFFLGEHGWFDKRFMYEECQRMPLVIRYPKAIKAGSVSSAIAMNVDFAPTLLDFAGVDIPADIQGKSLKPILNNEGKTPADWRKAAYYHYYEYPAEHSVKRHYGIRTTDFKLIHFYNDVDEWEMYDLKNDPSELTNVFDKPEYADKRAELISLLKETQQQYKDDDPDEKVNELFKGDRRLMKNR, via the coding sequence ATGAATCGTTTATCATACATATTTCTGCCTTTGACTGCCATCGGGATGTCCGCTTGCAGTTCCGGCAAAGAGGAAGCGAAACGTCCGAATATAATCTTTATGATGACGGACGACCATACTACGCAAGCCATTTCATGTTACGGTGGACGTCTTCTTCAGACTCCCAACATGGACAGGATTGCCAATGAAGGTATTCGTATGGACAATTGTTATGCGGTCAATGCTTTATCCGGTCCGTCAAGGGCTTGTATCTTGACGGGCAAATTCAGCCATATCAACGGATTCACAGACAATGCCAGCACTTTTGACGGCAGTCAACAAACCTTCCCCAAATTGTTGCAAGCTGCCGGTTACCAGACTTCCATTATCGGTAAATGGCATCTGATTACCGAACCGCAAGGGTTTGACTACTGGTGCATCCTGACAGGACAGCATGAACAAGGCGATTATTACAACCCCGATTTTAATGAGAACGGGAAGCAAATTGTAGAGCAGGGATATACAACCGATATTATCACAGACAAGGCCATCGAATATCTGGAACATCGAGATAAAAGCAAACCTTTCTGTATGATGTATCACCAGAAAGCCCCGCACCGTAACTGGATGCCTGCCCCCCGCCATTTGGGAATGTTCAACAACACGGTATTCCCCGAACCTGTCACACTTTTCGATACATACGAAGGCAGAGGTTCTGCTGCCAGAGAACAGGATATGTCCATTGAACATACACTGACCAATGACTGGGATTTGAAACTGCTGACCCGTGAAGAAATGCTGAAGGATACAACGAATCGCCTCTATCAAGTTTACAAGCGTATGCCGGCTGATGTACAGGATAAGTGGGATTCAGCATACGCCCAACGTATTTCAGAATACCGCAACGACAACTTAAAAGGAAAAGAACTGATTAGTTGGAAGTACCAGCAATATATGCGCGATTATCTGGCAACTATTGTAGCCGTGGACGAAAACATAGGAAGACTACTCAGTTATCTGGAAAAAAACGGTGAGCTGGACAATACGATCATTATCTATACTTCGGATCAAGGATTCTTCTTGGGCGAACATGGCTGGTTTGACAAACGCTTTATGTATGAAGAATGCCAGCGTATGCCACTGGTTATCCGCTATCCGAAAGCAATCAAGGCGGGTAGTGTATCGAGTGCCATTGCCATGAATGTGGATTTCGCTCCTACATTGTTGGATTTTGCGGGAGTAGATATACCGGCAGATATTCAAGGAAAGTCTCTCAAACCAATTTTGAACAATGAGGGGAAAACTCCGGCAGACTGGAGGAAAGCTGCCTATTACCACTATTATGAATATCCGGCAGAGCATTCGGTCAAAAGGCATTATGGCATTCGCACCACAGACTTCAAGCTGATTCACTTCTATAATGATGTGGACGAGTGGGAAATGTACGACTTAAAGAACGATCCGAGTGAACTAACTAATGTGTTTGACAAACCGGAATATGCCGACAAACGAGCGGAACTTATATCACTGCTGAAAGAAACCCAGCAACAGTATAAGGATGATGACCCTGATGAAAAGGTAAACGAACTGTTCAAAGGCGACAGGCGGTTAATGAAAAATAGATAA